In the genome of Williamwhitmania sp., the window TGACGGGCATGTTCAGCAAATCCGGCATCCACAGCAGCACGTGAAGCTCCAACCTCTCCACCTAAAACTTCGGCAAGATCAAAAAGAAGTCTGAAATTCTCAGCAGAACCCACGCCATAACCACCAGATACAATTACTGGAGCGCCCTTAATATCAATTCTGCGTTCCTCAATATGTCTTTCTATGATTCTTACAATAAAGTCTTCAGGCTTAACAAATTTGCTAACGTCTACCTTCTTTACAGCACCCTTATGGTTGCCCGATAGCATCTCCTTTTTCATAACCCCTTCACGAACGGTTGCCATTTGAGGGCGATGATCGGGGTTAATAATGGTAGCAATGATGTTACCACCAAACGCAGGGCGGATTTGATAAAGGAGATTTTTGTAATGGGTGTTGGTCTTATTCTCGATATGATCGCCTATTTCAAGGCTGGTGCAATCGGCAGTAAGACCGCTATGCATGGCAGAAGAAACACGTGGACCAAGGTCACGACCAATGGAGGTTGCTCCAAAAAGAGCAATCTGAGGCTTTTCCTCCTCAAAAACGCCAATGGTTATGGCACAATGTGGCATGGTGGTATACGGGGCCAGACGTGCATCGTCCGCCAAGTGTACCATATCGGCACCATATGAAAAGAGTTGGCTATCAATGCCATTTAACTTATGGCCGATGGCCAAGGCCTCCAACTTGCATCCAAGTTGGTTGGCAAGAGAACGGCCTTTGGTAAGTAGCTCGAGGCTAACATCAGCAACTTTACCGTCCTCAATTTCGCAATAAACAAATATGTTGTTCACAATATGCGTCTTATGGGTTAAACTTAGGAAAACTAGCCGAGTGTATGGTTGGAGATAAGCTCCTTCATAAGCCAATCCATATCATCTTCAGAGGCCGTTAAGCGTTTGGATTCCTTAGCAGCAAGAACCACATTCTCAATTTTTTTCACCTTGGTTGGAGAACCAGAAAGTCCAAGCTGCTCACTTTCTGCATTAACATCAACCACTCCCCACTCAGCAATTCGAAGGTAGGTTCTACCCTGAAGTTCCATGGAGTAATCCTCGGTTAACTCTTGCAGCTCGGTTACGGTTCGTGCATGCTTATACTTCATCACAAACTTCGCATTACGAGGTCGGCACTCAGGAGCAGTGGCATTCACCGTAATAACACAAGGAATGGGGCAAGCAACCACCTCAATACCATGCTCAAGCCGACGCTTAATTATCATCTCACCATCTTCAAAGGCAATTATCTCCTCGGCATAAGTAATTTGTGGCATTCCCAATTTTTCGGCTACCTGTGGTCCAACTTGGGCTGTATCGCCATCAATTGCTTGTCTACCAGCAATTACCACGTTTGGCTTCAACTTCTCAATGGCCTTAGCTAGGGCATAGGAAGTGGCCAACGTATCGGAGCCAGCAAATTTGCGATCGGTAAGCAAGTATCCGTCGTCTGCACCTCGGTAAAGTCCTTCGCGAACAATTTCAGCAGCACGGCCGGGGCCCATGGTGAGCACAGTTATGGTTGTACCAGCATAGCGATCCTTGATCCGAAGAGCCTGTTCCAAAGCATTTAGGTCTTCCGGATTAAAAATGGCAGGAAGGGCTGCACGGTTAACAGTTCCGTCGGCCTTCATCGCATCCTTACCCACATTTCGGGTATCGGGAACCTGCTTTGCCAATACAACAATTTTAAGTCCCTTTTTTGTCATAGTAGATTGTATTAAACCTAGGTGGGCAAATATAGCAAAAAATGCTTCAGGTAAAAGCCCATCTGATTGACAGAACCTTAAGAAATCGATGCTCAATAGCATAACTAAATTGCATCTACTATAGTGATATTCAGCATTAAAGTTTTCTACATTTGTTTAAAACTTAACCATTATGATCACCTTTATTTTTTGCATTATAGTCTTAATTTTAGGTTACATATTCTATGGTCGCTTTGTTGAAAGGGTTTTTGGAGCCAGCGCCGAAAGGGTTACACCTGCATACACCCTTCAGGATGGAGTTGATTACATACCGATGCCCGTATGGAAAGTTTTCCTTATTCAGTTTTTGAATATTGCGGGACTCGGGCCAATTCTAGGAGCGCTGCTTGGTGCAGCATACGGGCCTGTTGCCTTTATATGGATTGTTTTCGGTTGCATTTTTGCCGGTGCAGTGCACGACTATTTCTCTGGTATGCTCTCCATAAAGCATGGTGGGTTAAGTATCCCTGAGATCGTTGGAACCTATCTAGGTGGAGGCTTCAAGCAGTTCATGCGGATTTTTACGCTTTTGCTTATGATCCTCGTTGGAGCGGCATTTATTTCAGGACCCGCAGCAATAATGGCTTCACTAACGCCAGAATCGCTAACAAAAACATTTTGGGTATGGATAATATTTGGCTACTATATCATCGCCACGTTACTTCCCATCGATAAGATTATTGGAAAGATTTATCCCCTTTTTGGTGTAGCCTTACTCTTTATGGCCTTTGGCATAGGCAGTTCTTTATTCTGGTCGAGTGCATCGCTACATATACCTGAACTTACGATTGACAATTTGGTAAACATGAAGAGCAATGCTGACAAATTTCCAATATTTCCACTTCTATTTGTCACCATCTCCTGCGGAGCAATCAGTGGGTTTCATTCAACTCAAAGCCCAATGATGGCTCGCTGCATTGAGAATGAAAAGTTGGGTAGGCGTGTATTCTATGGGGCAATGGTTGCCGAAGGGCTTGTAGCCCTTATTTGGGCTGCCATTGGCATGAGCTTCTACGGTGGAGTACACGAATTAAACCAAGCTATTGCCAGCTATCATAGCGAAGCAACTCTAGCGGTGAAAGAAATTTCCATAAAAACGCTTGGAAAATTTGGGGGTATTCTTGCCATACTTGGTGTTGTAGCAGCACCAATAACCACTGGCGATACAGCCTTTAGAAGTGCTAGGCTCATTACAGCTGACTTTTTGAAACTCGGTCAGAAAAAAATTGTAAAACGGCTAATGATCAGCATTCCCCTTTTCGCCCTTGGCTTTACCCTTACTCAGATGAAGTTTGACGTGGTATGGAGATATATGTTTTGGAGTAATCAAACACTGGCAACCGTTGTTCTTTGGACCATTACAGCCTATCTGGCAGGAGAAAAGAAACCATACTGGATCACCCTTATACCAGCAGTTTTCATGACTGCTGTCGTCACAAACTACATTCTTATCGCGCCAGAAGGTTTCCGAATAGATCAGCTCATGGGCTACTCCATTGCTATCCTATTTTCCCTTGGCTCGCTAAGCCTATTTCTGATTCTGAATACACAATACCAAGTGTTTGAGGCAAGGCATCTCAGGCAAATCTAACTATGCAAAAAAACAAAAGAAGAAGAGGTGAACCACTATTCACCTCTTCTTCTTTGTTGGTTGCTATGCCTCAGCAGTAGGCCCACCAAAGCCCATTGGAAAATTTCCGGCAGGAGACTCACTCAGCTTTATGGAGCCATGCATCTGCTCAAACTTTGAAATATTATCCTGCAGCGCCAAAAGAAGACGCTTGGCGTGCTCTGGTGTCAAAATTATTCTGCTCTTAACTGGTGCCTTGGGAACCCCTGGCATAAGCCTTACAAAGTCGATAATAAACTCCGATGAGGAATGGGTAATAATGGCAAGGTTGCTATAGGTACCTTGTGCCACATCATCGCCAAGTTCGATGTTGATTTGCTGCTGTTTTTTGGGATCGTTCATATCGCTTAAATTTTACGCCAATATATTAAAAAGAGCCGGGTAAAACACCCGGCTCCAAAAAGAAAAGTAAACTAGAAGAATATTATTCATCAATTTCCTCAACCTCTTCCTCCACATCCGAGTGGTGAAGGGCCTTGAAATCGTCCATCGATCCCACAACCAAATTGTCGAAAAGTCGTTGGCCTGT includes:
- a CDS encoding DUF3467 domain-containing protein; protein product: MNDPKKQQQINIELGDDVAQGTYSNLAIITHSSSEFIIDFVRLMPGVPKAPVKSRIILTPEHAKRLLLALQDNISKFEQMHGSIKLSESPAGNFPMGFGGPTAEA
- a CDS encoding carbon starvation protein A; its protein translation is MITFIFCIIVLILGYIFYGRFVERVFGASAERVTPAYTLQDGVDYIPMPVWKVFLIQFLNIAGLGPILGALLGAAYGPVAFIWIVFGCIFAGAVHDYFSGMLSIKHGGLSIPEIVGTYLGGGFKQFMRIFTLLLMILVGAAFISGPAAIMASLTPESLTKTFWVWIIFGYYIIATLLPIDKIIGKIYPLFGVALLFMAFGIGSSLFWSSASLHIPELTIDNLVNMKSNADKFPIFPLLFVTISCGAISGFHSTQSPMMARCIENEKLGRRVFYGAMVAEGLVALIWAAIGMSFYGGVHELNQAIASYHSEATLAVKEISIKTLGKFGGILAILGVVAAPITTGDTAFRSARLITADFLKLGQKKIVKRLMISIPLFALGFTLTQMKFDVVWRYMFWSNQTLATVVLWTITAYLAGEKKPYWITLIPAVFMTAVVTNYILIAPEGFRIDQLMGYSIAILFSLGSLSLFLILNTQYQVFEARHLRQI
- a CDS encoding electron transfer flavoprotein subunit alpha/FixB family protein gives rise to the protein MNNIFVYCEIEDGKVADVSLELLTKGRSLANQLGCKLEALAIGHKLNGIDSQLFSYGADMVHLADDARLAPYTTMPHCAITIGVFEEEKPQIALFGATSIGRDLGPRVSSAMHSGLTADCTSLEIGDHIENKTNTHYKNLLYQIRPAFGGNIIATIINPDHRPQMATVREGVMKKEMLSGNHKGAVKKVDVSKFVKPEDFIVRIIERHIEERRIDIKGAPVIVSGGYGVGSAENFRLLFDLAEVLGGEVGASRAAVDAGFAEHARQVGQTGVTVRPKLYIACGISGQIQHTAGMDQSAMIISINNDPNAPINQIADYAIIGEVAEVIPRMIKYYKKNSK
- a CDS encoding electron transfer flavoprotein subunit beta/FixA family protein, translated to MTKKGLKIVVLAKQVPDTRNVGKDAMKADGTVNRAALPAIFNPEDLNALEQALRIKDRYAGTTITVLTMGPGRAAEIVREGLYRGADDGYLLTDRKFAGSDTLATSYALAKAIEKLKPNVVIAGRQAIDGDTAQVGPQVAEKLGMPQITYAEEIIAFEDGEMIIKRRLEHGIEVVACPIPCVITVNATAPECRPRNAKFVMKYKHARTVTELQELTEDYSMELQGRTYLRIAEWGVVDVNAESEQLGLSGSPTKVKKIENVVLAAKESKRLTASEDDMDWLMKELISNHTLG